From the genome of Aeromonas hydrophila subsp. hydrophila ATCC 7966:
ATCCTTGCAGGGGGAGCGCTCCGGCAGCTGGGGCCTGTTCATCAGCAAGGAGGTGGATGACCCCGGCATGATAGAGCTGCTCTACAGCCACCAGTCCACCCGCCTCTCCCCCGATCAGCCGGATCGGTTGACGGTGGATACCCTCCACTTCGCCGGGGCGCTCACCCTGTCGGACAACCTGATGGCCCCCTACATCGGCGCCGGTATCGGGGCGACCCGCTTTGCCGCCTACGACAGCGAGGTGGCCCCCTCCATGTCGCTGGCGCTCGGGGTGCAGCCGCGCCTGACCGAGCATCTGGCACTGCGGGCCGAGGTGCGCGGTTATGGCTCGCTGGTCAACGACAACAGCCAGTTTCTCTGCAACCCGGACCAGTGCGTGTTCAAGGTGCGCGGCGAGCTGGTGACCCAGTGGCAGGCCAATATCGGCCTGACCCTGCGGTTTTGAGTCTGGTGCACCGCGGCGCCTTGCCACCCCTGCCTCGTACACTGCCCTCGCTGTCGACTCCGCGGCTGTTGCTGCGGGCGTTTGATGCCAGGGACAGTGCCGATCTGTTCGCCATCTACGGGGATCCCCTGGTCATGCGTTTCGTCGGCGAGCCGCCGTTTCCCTCCCTCGCCACTGTGGCGCAGATGCTGGCGAGCGTCGCGCGGTTGCTGGCTGCCGGCGAGTCGCTGGAGTGGGGGCTGGTGGCGCGCGACAGCGGCCGCCTGATCGGCACCTGCGGCCTGCACAGCTTTGCGGGGGAGGCCGGTCTGCGCCAGGCAGAGGTGGGCTGCATGCTGGCTCGCAGCCACTGGGGAGAGGGATGGATGGCAGAGGCGCTGACGGCCCTGATCGTCTATGCCCGCCAGCTCGGCATCGCCACGCTGCTGGCGGATATCGAACCGGACAATCTGCCCAGCCAGCGGCTGTTTCGGCGGCTGGGCTTTGTCTGGCAGCAGGCTAGCTGCTACCGCTTGTCGCTTGAGGGGGTCACACCAGACCACGGGTGAGGCGGCTGAGCGGCTCGTTGACGTCGAACAGCTTGAACTGCACCGCGCTGGCGCCCATGGCGAGCACCCGCTGCTCGTGCATGGTGGCGTAGGCGAGGGCGCTCGTCTCATCTTCGAACAGATAGATGCCGCCCGCCTCGCCGGTGCGCGGGTTTTCGGTCCAGATCTTGGAGATGAAGCCCGGCTCCTTGGTGATGGACTCGGCCAGCGGCATGGCCGCGGCGGTGAGGGCCGGCCCCATCATCTCGGCGGGGAAGTTGAAATGGATCTGCAGCAGGCTGGGCATGGTGAACCTCTCGTGGGCGTTGAATGACTAGGCCCGCATCATAGGAAGCCGGCATCTTGGCTGCAAGAAGGCACATTTTCGTGGCATAGTTACCGCAAAGTAACCACTCGCGAGCCATCCCTTGTCCCCACTGCCCTGTCCCGCCTACCGGGTGCTGCGCCTGCTGGCCGGCAAATGGAAACCGGCCATCCTGTTTCATCTGCGCGCGCAGATCCTGCGCTTTGGCGATCTGCGCCGCAGCCTGCCCGAGGTGAGCCAGAAGGTGCTCACCGCCCAGCTCAAGGAGCTGGAGAGCGACGGCGTCATCATCCGCACCCTCTACCCCGACGTGCCGCCCCGGGTGGAGTACAGCCTGAGCCCGCTTGGCATCGCCCTGCTCCCCCTGCTTCAGCAGATGCACGACTTCGCGCTGAGCCACGGCTCTCTGCTGGCGCAGAGCGAAGCGGGGGCGGCCCGCGAGGAGCCCCATCTCGGCGAGCCCGGTTAATCCCGCGCCGGCCAGATCATCACCCACTCGGCGCAGCCGGTGTGGGGATCCACACCCCCTGCCGCCACCTGAAATCCTTGCGCGCGATAGAAGTCGCACGCGGTCCGGTTCTGCTGATAGACCTGCAGCCGCAGGGTCGGCAACCGCTGTTTGGCGTGCTCGAGCAGGGCCTTGCCCAGCCCTTGCCCCTGCCGCGCGGGGGCCACGAAGAGGGCGGCCAGGGTGCCCTCATGCAGGGAGTAGAAGCCCAGCACCTGCTCACCCAGGCAAAGCAGCTGGCTGTCGGCGGCGGGCAGATAGATCTCCCGCATCGGCGCCAGGTTGGCGTGCCAGTAAGCGGGCTCGATGAAGTGGTGGGCCTGCAGGGAGGCCTCCAGCCAGATGGCGAGGACGGCCTCGGTGTCGGCCGGGGTGAAGGGGCGGATCTGCATGGGTGTCTCGTCTGGAATCATCACAAGGGAGGCATGGTAACAGCACAGGCTCCGTCGTCACCCGGCGAGTGGCCAAAGTGGTACCCCCATAACAAAACAGGCGACCCGCAGGTCGCCTGTTGCCGTTAGCCGGCGTAGGGGAGGGAGGAGTGGTGCAGCACGATGCGCACCTTGCCGTCGTCCCCCTTCTTGAAGCCCCAGGTTTTGTCGACCGTGGTCTGCTTGTTGTCTCGGTCGGTCAGGTGCACCTTGCCCATGGTGAGGGCCATGTCGCCGTTGATGTAGACGGCGGCGTTGTCGTAGTTGTAGCTCTGCCAGTTCTTGAGGGCGAAGCCGGTGTCGGCGGGATAGGCCTGATTGTTGCCGACGAAGTAGGCCAGCGCCCCTGCCTGATTGATGCGGAAAGTCTGTTCGCCGCCGGCCAGGGTCGGCTTGAACAGCACGGGGCCATGGTGGTAGCCGTAGGCGCCGTCGAGCACGGCGGTGGCGGTGGCTCTGGCCTTGTCGATGCCGCCGCTGCGGTAGTCATCGCTGATCTGGATCAGGGCCTTGCCCCAGGCATCCTGCGCGGCCTTGATCTCGGCTTCGGTGATGTTGTTGTTGGCGATTTGGGCGGCGCTGAGGGAGCCGCTGGCGGCGAGCAGAACGAGGACAAGGCCGGATTGCTTGGTGAACAACGTCTTG
Proteins encoded in this window:
- a CDS encoding winged helix-turn-helix transcriptional regulator produces the protein MSPLPCPAYRVLRLLAGKWKPAILFHLRAQILRFGDLRRSLPEVSQKVLTAQLKELESDGVIIRTLYPDVPPRVEYSLSPLGIALLPLLQQMHDFALSHGSLLAQSEAGAAREEPHLGEPG
- a CDS encoding monooxygenase; the encoded protein is MPSLLQIHFNFPAEMMGPALTAAAMPLAESITKEPGFISKIWTENPRTGEAGGIYLFEDETSALAYATMHEQRVLAMGASAVQFKLFDVNEPLSRLTRGLV
- a CDS encoding outer membrane beta-barrel protein, translating into MKRAGIMMMGLLLPLGQAWSAEGEAALGWQVTPFFGYSSAIDFEANDDPKPTPVSTRLESLQGERSGSWGLFISKEVDDPGMIELLYSHQSTRLSPDQPDRLTVDTLHFAGALTLSDNLMAPYIGAGIGATRFAAYDSEVAPSMSLALGVQPRLTEHLALRAEVRGYGSLVNDNSQFLCNPDQCVFKVRGELVTQWQANIGLTLRF
- a CDS encoding GNAT family N-acetyltransferase; this translates as MHRGALPPLPRTLPSLSTPRLLLRAFDARDSADLFAIYGDPLVMRFVGEPPFPSLATVAQMLASVARLLAAGESLEWGLVARDSGRLIGTCGLHSFAGEAGLRQAEVGCMLARSHWGEGWMAEALTALIVYARQLGIATLLADIEPDNLPSQRLFRRLGFVWQQASCYRLSLEGVTPDHG
- a CDS encoding N-acetyltransferase, whose amino-acid sequence is MQIRPFTPADTEAVLAIWLEASLQAHHFIEPAYWHANLAPMREIYLPAADSQLLCLGEQVLGFYSLHEGTLAALFVAPARQGQGLGKALLEHAKQRLPTLRLQVYQQNRTACDFYRAQGFQVAAGGVDPHTGCAEWVMIWPARD